From the genome of Deinococcus malanensis:
CATGGCGAGCTCCCGCCCCGTGACGTGCACGTCTGCCATCGCTGTGATCATCCCGCGTGCGTTCGTCCCTCCCACCTGTTCCTGGGCAGTCACGCGGACAACATGCGCGACGCGGCCGGCAAGGGCCGGAAGAAGGGCAAGGGTGGTCCCGGCGGGGCGGCGAACGGGCGGGCCCGGCTGACCGCGCCGGCTGTCTTGAGGTTGCGTGCGCAACCCTACAGGCACCGCACGGACACGAGCTGGGCCGAGGACCTGGGCGTGTCGGTCTCTGCGGTGCACCTGGCGCGAACGGGGCGCACGTGGGCCTGCCTGCCGATGCCGGGCGAGCCGGGGTGGGAGGACGCGGTGGCGGTCCTGGATCGCGGTACCTGAGGGTGGGCCCAGCACAGGCCCATGCGCCAGCAATCGGCGTACGCCCAGGATTCAACGGGGCGCAGGTGGCGTGGTAAAGTGCGTGTGCAAGGGCTGTTGCCGGGCGGGGACTTCTCGCTCGACTCAAAATCGAGCGGGAAACCGTAGGGGTTCGAGTTCCCTCACCGGCACCAGACCAGAAACCCCCGTGCAGTGCGGGGGTTTCCTTCTTTGACTCAGGACAGAACCGTAGATTTGCAGACAAGAGAACGGCCACTATATTTTTGTGATTCAGCAGTTCCGGTTGCAGTACGACAGCTGAATGTCTGCACCACGTTGGGATGCATGCCGCCCCCAGTGGTCATGGCCACCGAATACTGGGGGGGTGCAGGGGGTATTGATGTCTGGCACTTCTGGGCAGGTCTGCTCGCTGACCCACAGTTCTGTCATGGGAAAGGCTGAAGCTCGATATGTATCCGACTGATATCCAGCGGGTTCCGCACGAACGCCCTTAAATGGCTTGAACCAGTCTCAACGCTGAAAAGCTCTGCCTCCTGTGTTCACGCTGCCATGTATAATCACAGACCGTATGGCACTCCGCCGATAGTCAGGCGGGCAACCTGGGGGCAGAGCCTCCTGGCAGTGCCGCAGAGGTTCCCATGATCCTGAATCTATTCATTGTTCTGTTTGCGCTGATCTGCCTGGCGCTGGTATTTTTCGTGCTGCTTCAGGTGCCCAAGCAGGCCGGGCTGTCTGCCAGCATGGCGTCTGGAGGCTCTCTTCTTGGCGGACGAGGGGTAGAGGGCGGCCTTGTACGCGTAACCAGTGTGCTGGGGGGCTTTTTTATGTTGCTGGCCCTTCTGATCTCGTTTATTTCTCGCTGACGTCACGCTTTTCAGTGTTGCCCGGCTCCAGATGGAGCCGGGCGGTGTTCTGTGCCCCTGCTACCGAATGCATCTTTCACGGGCATATGAATACACAATTGTAGTGATTTCCACCGTGAGCATGGGCCACATCGTAAGACACACCCTTGACCAAACCTAGGCCAATTCATATAGTGACCACGCTGGAAACTCAGAAATTACTCTCGTGTAGATCCCTGGTCGGCTTCTGCCCTCTACGGCCTTACACAGTCCAGTCTTATAGGAGACTCCATGAAAAAAGCCCTGCTTCTTGCGCTGGCCATGACCGCCAGCACCTCCCTTGCAGCCCCCTTTGTCTGGCCGGCCGCCTGGACTGCCGAGCAGAACACCGCCAACAAGCGTGGCGGCGAGTACCGTGACTACACCATCGCGGATTTCAAGACCTTCAACCCGTTTACATCTGCTGAGGCGACCAGCATCCCCGGTACCATGGCGACCGGCTCCTCGGGTCTGTTCATGCAGAATCCCAGCAACGACGACTTCATCCCCTACATGGCGGCGGGCGAGCCTGTCGTCAGCAACAACGGCAAGCGCTTCGTTGTGAAGATTCGCCCTGGCATGAAGTTCAGCGACGGCCAGGCTATTACCGCCGATGATTTTGTCACCACCATGAAGATCCACATGGACGACAAGGTCGGCAGCAATAGCTACGACTCGTTCTTCCTGACCAAGAAGCCCATCACGATCAAGAAGATCGACAACATGACCCTGCAGTTCGACTTCCCGCAGGTCAGCTCGGGCGCTTACGGCCGTATGAGCTTCGCCCCCTGGCCCGACCACGTGTTCGGCAAGGCCTACCGTGCCGGCGGCGCCGAAGCCATCAAGAAGATGTGGACCCTGGGCACCAACCCCAGCGAAATCGTGTCCCCCGGTATGTGGACGCTGAACAGCTACCGTGCCGGTGAGCGCGCCGTGCTCTCCGAGAATAAGTTCTGGGGTGAGTGGAACAAGGACAGCCGCGGACAGGCTCTGCCCTACCTGGACCGCTACTCCTTCCGTATCGTCAGCGACCTGAACGCCGGCCTGGCCGCGTTCCTCGCTGGTCAGATCGACGCCTTCGCTCCCCGCAACGCCGACGACCTTGCGCAGATCAAGCGCGCCGTTGACGCAGGCAATCTCAAGGCCACTCTGATCGCCAACCAGAGCCCCACCGCTGCCAGCCAGTGGATCGTCTTTAACTGGAACAAGGCCAGCGACCCTGCCAAGCAGAAGCTGTTCCGTGACGTGCGTTTCCGCCGTGCCATGAGCCACCTCGCCAACCGTCAGGCGATGATCCAGCTCGCGCTGGGTGGCCTGGGCACCGAGAACTACTACAGCGTATACCCCATCTTCAAGCAGCAGCTCGCTGTGGCAGCCAACGCGCCCAAGTACCCCTTCAACCCGGAAGCAGCCAGTAAGCTGCTTGCCCAGATGGGCTACACCAAGAAGAACGCTCAGGGCTTCCTAGTCGACAAGGCCGGCAAGGTCCTGGAGTTCAACCTCAGCACCAACGCGGGCAACACCGTCCGTGAGCAGCTCGGTCGTATATTCGCCGACGAGGCCAAGAAGGTCGGCGTGAAGGTCAACTTCACCCCCATCGACTTCAACAACCTGGTCAACCAGCTGACCGCCAAGGGCGAGAACCGTCCCTTCGACGCCATCCTGCTGGGTCTGTCCGGCGGCAGCAACGTCTGGTCCTTCGGTGCCAATGTCGTGCCCTGCGGAACCAACCTGCACAGCTACAACAACCCCACCAACGGAGCCTGCGCCACCAGCCAGGAACAGCTGATGACCAAGCTGTACTACCAAGGTGACGCCACGCTCGACGGTGCCAAGCGCCGCGCCATCGGTGCCCAGATTCTGCAGGCAGAAGGTGAGCTGCAGCCTGTCGTCTACCTGGTCGGTGGCAACTATCACGTGGCTTACAACGAGCGTCTAGGTGGCGAGTTCACCAAAGCCATGATGGACGCCTACTACGGCTCCCGTCGTATTGCCCTGACGTTCATCAAGTAACCTCCCGCCCCATGTCTCTCCGGGGGGTGGTCCGCACAGCGGGCTGCCCCCCACTAACGTGACTTCACCAGGAGTTCCACATGATCCCCTTTCTCCTGCGGCGGCTGGTTCAGGCCATCCCGACGCTACTGCTGGCCAGCATCCTGATCTTTTTCGTCATTCAGCTCGCTCCCGGCGACTTTCTGACCCCGGCTCGACTCAACCCCAACATCGCCCCGGAGCAGCTCGTCGCACTGGAACGCAATTTCGGGCTGGACCGCCCGGTGTGGCAGCAGTACCTGTTCTGGATGCAGAACATGTTCGAGGGTGACTTTGGTCTGTCTTTTCAGTACCAGCAGCCTGTGTTGGACGTGATCCTGCCGCGCATCAAGAACTCTCTCTCCCTGGTGCTGCTCTATCTGGTTCTGTTCTATGCCGTGG
Proteins encoded in this window:
- the secG gene encoding preprotein translocase subunit SecG, with amino-acid sequence MILNLFIVLFALICLALVFFVLLQVPKQAGLSASMASGGSLLGGRGVEGGLVRVTSVLGGFFMLLALLISFISR
- a CDS encoding HNH endonuclease, which produces MAWLLTHGELPPRDVHVCHRCDHPACVRPSHLFLGSHADNMRDAAGKGRKKGKGGPGGAANGRARLTAPAVLRLRAQPYRHRTDTSWAEDLGVSVSAVHLARTGRTWACLPMPGEPGWEDAVAVLDRGT
- a CDS encoding ABC transporter substrate-binding protein, which gives rise to MKKALLLALAMTASTSLAAPFVWPAAWTAEQNTANKRGGEYRDYTIADFKTFNPFTSAEATSIPGTMATGSSGLFMQNPSNDDFIPYMAAGEPVVSNNGKRFVVKIRPGMKFSDGQAITADDFVTTMKIHMDDKVGSNSYDSFFLTKKPITIKKIDNMTLQFDFPQVSSGAYGRMSFAPWPDHVFGKAYRAGGAEAIKKMWTLGTNPSEIVSPGMWTLNSYRAGERAVLSENKFWGEWNKDSRGQALPYLDRYSFRIVSDLNAGLAAFLAGQIDAFAPRNADDLAQIKRAVDAGNLKATLIANQSPTAASQWIVFNWNKASDPAKQKLFRDVRFRRAMSHLANRQAMIQLALGGLGTENYYSVYPIFKQQLAVAANAPKYPFNPEAASKLLAQMGYTKKNAQGFLVDKAGKVLEFNLSTNAGNTVREQLGRIFADEAKKVGVKVNFTPIDFNNLVNQLTAKGENRPFDAILLGLSGGSNVWSFGANVVPCGTNLHSYNNPTNGACATSQEQLMTKLYYQGDATLDGAKRRAIGAQILQAEGELQPVVYLVGGNYHVAYNERLGGEFTKAMMDAYYGSRRIALTFIK